In the genome of Amphiura filiformis chromosome 4, Afil_fr2py, whole genome shotgun sequence, one region contains:
- the LOC140151200 gene encoding microfibril-associated glycoprotein 4-like, producing the protein MLLHYSKYTFAVIMLTYLTYIQKCNAVSLLERLNTGSPATAQESNYAAEITPTDFSPLEVHTCSVNTTLQDNSQILTEIRKVGETCRQSCKKQSGGNPISSELGHFTRRLQLLQLTVEGLAIMVFDAMERLEEPHAPEFLKSPYPKDCNEVQNAGEDLSGVYTIHPEGCGPPFQVYCDMDTEGGGWTLFQRRHDGSEDFDRGWGSYRRGFGDLHSEFWLGNDKLHRLSFQDEYELRIEMELFNGTKAFAIYSSFWVGDVHANYRLHIGTYNGTAGDSLEYHDDLPFTTIDKDNDLSYTNCAEVYSGAWWYNKCHYSNLNGRYLGETTDEFAKGVVWFEFSGFYDSLKRSEMKIRAKL; encoded by the exons ATGTTGCTTCATTATTCAAAGTATACATTTGCTGTGATTATGCTAACCTATTTGACATATATTCAGAAATGCAATGCAGTTTCTTTGCTGGAACGTCTCAACACGGGGTCACCAGCAACTGCGCAAGAAAGCAACTATGCTGCTGAAATAACACCAACAGACTTTTCGCCATTAGAGGTTCATACTTGTTCTGTAAATACAACACTTcaagacaattctcaaatttTAACCGAAATTCGAAAAGTTGGCGAAACATGTCGCCAAAGCTGCAAGAAGCAAAGTGGTGGAAATCCCATTTCGTCGGAATTGGGTCATTTTACGCGTCGATTGCAGTTGCTACAATTAACCGTGGAAGGGTTGGCAATAATGGTTTTTGATGCCATGGAAAGACTGGAGGAACCACATGCTC CTGAATTTCTTAAGAGTCCATATCCTAAGGATTGTAATGAAGTCCAGAATGCTGGCGAGGATTTAAGTGGAGTTTATACGATTCATCCTGAAGGATGTGGTCCACCATTCCAAGTTTACTGTGATATGGACACTGAAGGAGGCGGTTGGACG TTGTTTCAAAGACGGCACGACGGTAGCGAGGACTTTGACAGAGGATGGGGTAGTTACCGCAGAGGGTTTGGTGACCTGCACAGTGAATTCTGGCTAGGGAATGATAAACTACATCGTCTGTCCTTCCAAGACGAATACGAACTTCGGATTGAGATGGAGCTTTTCAACGGAACGAAAGCCTTTGCCATATATTCTTCCTTCTGGGTTGGAGACGTCCATGCCAATTATAGACTGCATATTGGAACATACAACGGCACAGCAG GTGATTCGCTGGAGTACCACGACGACCTGCCTTTTACAACAATCGACAAGGACAACGATTTATCTTATACTAACTGCGCAGAAGTCTACTCGGGTGCTTGGTGGTATAATAAGTGTCACTACAGCAACCTTAACGGACGGTACCTTGGTGAAACTACTGACGAGTTTGCCAAAGGCGTTGTTTGGTTTGAATTCTCAGGGTTCTACGATTCCCTCAAGCGAAGTGAGATGAAAATCAGGGCAAAGCTGTAA